In Janibacter sp. CX7, a single genomic region encodes these proteins:
- a CDS encoding MOSC domain-containing protein, with amino-acid sequence MPLPRVLSVNVGRPMLQRVPKGRPTGIGKQPVDVITVADPGPKRVEDGAGVSGVEGDHIGDGRHHGGSDQAVYAFAREELDAWAAALGRELPDGMFGENLTTSGLDVDASEIGDVWHVGSAVLEVRGPRVPCATFAERMGERGWVKRFAAHGRSGAYLQVVQSGEIRPGDQITVTPSGSGLDVPTLLRAFLGDRDATRLAIDSGTLAEHRREELLGRL; translated from the coding sequence GTGCCCCTCCCCCGCGTCCTGAGCGTCAACGTCGGCCGACCCATGCTCCAGCGCGTGCCGAAGGGGAGGCCCACCGGCATCGGCAAGCAGCCCGTCGACGTCATCACCGTCGCCGACCCCGGGCCCAAGCGCGTCGAGGACGGCGCAGGAGTCTCCGGCGTCGAGGGCGACCACATCGGCGACGGACGCCACCACGGCGGGAGCGACCAGGCGGTCTACGCCTTCGCCCGCGAGGAGCTCGATGCCTGGGCGGCAGCCCTGGGACGAGAGCTGCCCGATGGCATGTTCGGGGAGAACCTCACGACGAGCGGCCTCGACGTCGACGCGAGCGAGATCGGCGACGTGTGGCACGTCGGGAGCGCCGTGCTCGAGGTGCGCGGGCCCCGCGTGCCCTGCGCGACCTTCGCCGAGCGGATGGGCGAGCGGGGCTGGGTCAAGCGCTTCGCCGCGCACGGCCGCAGCGGCGCCTACCTTCAGGTCGTGCAATCCGGCGAGATCCGACCGGGCGACCAGATCACCGTGACCCCGTCGGGCTCGGGCCTCGACGTGCCGACCCTGCTGCGCGCCTTCCTCGGTGACCGGGACGCCACCCGGCTCGCCATCGACTCCGGCACCCTCGCCGAGCACCGCCGCGAGGAGCTGCTCGGCCGGCTCTGA